A segment of the Gossypium hirsutum isolate 1008001.06 chromosome D10, Gossypium_hirsutum_v2.1, whole genome shotgun sequence genome:
AAATTCCTTTGCTTCGGAAAGGTCTGGTTCatcaattttctaaaatttttaaagattcttttatatagtatttatacttcttttactttaatattataagaaaattttaaaaagtaattaaaagtaaataaaaatataagttggTTCAGTTTGAATGATTAGTCTTTTAATTTGTCAACCGAAGATggatattattttattcaatatttaattagtTTCTTACCTTATTATAATATCTGGACCTAAGACAAATCAAATTCAATAAAGACCAAAATAAACCAAACACTATGATTCAAATCGATTTTCAGTTCTCGATTTTTTCACTTAGCACTACTAGCAAATAGGGCTGAAAAGGTTTTTCAGTTGAAACAATTTTCAGGAATTCAAATAAACAGCAATACTCAGACCAACCTGAATAGCCTCCATTTGAAGAGCAAGCTTGCCCAGCTCCTTAAGCAGATTTGAGACAAGCAGATATTGAAGGTCCTCAGAATGGTCTGCATCATTTTGGTCATCTGTGGCACCAGTAACAGACAGAAGCATCCCAGTTGCTTCCCTCGAATTAAGCAATCGAAAGGCTTTAAGAAACCGCTCCTGCTCATGCTGTTCAAAAGTAGACCAGAACTCTCTGCGGTTCACACCAGCCCACTCTTTCATCAAGGAGTTCAGACAACAAATAGAGAACACAAGATTTTTTGTAATCAAACCACTCCGGTGATTATGGTTCTTCTCATTTTCCTTCTTAGCACCAAGCTTTACGTCCTTAACAGCAGCCTCATCATCGTCAATAGGTCCTTTCAGTTGGCAGCAAAGAGAAGCAGCAATCATAAAAAGTCTACTTGGCTTCATAAGAAATAAAGATCCATTTGACTTCACAACACTTCCTCTTTTAGACTCATTTGCACAAGTAAAATACAAGGAAAGAAGGCGATTGGATACGTTGCGTAACCATGCATGTGGATGCAACAGCAACTCACAGATCATTTCCCAAATCACCTGAAAATAAGTAGAGTAGGGGTCAAGATGGATTCAATACAATGATCGAGTATAAAGGGACAAAGCATATCCCATCATTACAATACAAATGGGCATATTATTGTTTGATGTACAATTTCTAAAACTCCTTTGATTCTGTTGGCATTTGCCTAAACAGACAGGTTCCCATCTCATGGAAAACAGCTACGCTAATTGGACAGGAATGTGAGTCAAATACATGTTCCCAACAAAgatatattcaattaaaaaaaatccatgcACTTCAAGAGTCACCAAGGGGTCATATCCCGATACCCATGTCCACAACCATGCCAGACACAgatatttcaagaaatagtcagaAAAACATAGGAAAACGAGTATGGAGCAACTGTTGATCAGGATCATAGGTCAAGTTACTGTAATGTTTTGAACCTTGTCGTATACGTTTATAAAAGCATCACTTAGGTTTCTAAAGAACATTTCATTTTAAGTTTTCCCATTATTTGAAGGGTCCTTGGAGGATCATATTGGCCACAAATTAGCAATACTCAGTTACCCTATCTCTCAACATATATACAGGGGTACCACTTGCTATTCAATAATAGATGGACCCTAGTTTCATAGGGATAATGTTTACTCGGACTCAGGCATGTGTGGGACATAAGCATGTGTCAACCATGGGtatgttcaatttcttttttaatttttttccatgaaTTTGGATGGTCCTTTAAGGGTCATATCCTCATACCCATGTCGAACACAAATACTTcaggaaaaaaaatgaatagcCAGAGCAACATAGTTATAGAGAACATAGATAAGACAAGAGGGTGAAAATGGAAGTCTTATCTCAATAACATTTTTACTCAACAATAAGAAACGGCCAGGCCCTACCTCAAGCTCCCTTTCAAATATTAAATCACGAAAATGATGTAGCATCTTCTCCAACATAATTAGTGAATAGTATGACTCTTTCCAGAAAGGAATAGCAGCTTCATCAGGAAGATCCATCTGCATGTTGGTAAAAGCATCAATAGCAGAGTGCAAAATTCTTTTAGTCACTGGCAATATGCTACTTATATGCCTCTGAAAATTTTTCTTCATGACCTCGACCACTAATCCTAATACCTGCACAAAGACATCCAAGATCATCATAAAAGAAACATGATAAACATGGAACCTAAACTAAATATATTTATAGTTAACTTGATAGTTTTGAACTGCAGGCACTTTTCAGAGCGATATATCTATCAACATATTAATTTCATAATGATTATTACTCTCAACATCACCTGTGGAGCTTCCAAACTCCAAAGTGGAGTTGAAATTTTCTACATGTCCCTTTATTTAGCAACtatcatattaatttattaatattttaaacacaCCCTAGTATTTATAGTTAACTTGATAGTTTTGAACTCCATTAACCGGTTCATTTTTCTTCATAATATGAATAAAAACTTAGAAGAGAACAAATTCCAACTCTATACATTGAAACCTTGATCATGAGTTGGAAAGGGTCTGCAGACATTGAGCATAACAGCAGAAATAAAACCATTACTACATTCAAAGGGTTTTTATTGGTGTCATACGGAGAAACAGCAAATTTTAGAACTGTGCCTAATATATGGTCAAGAATGCAGAAATCAATAGGAAGACAAACAAGGATGAGGATCATTTATAACGAAGATCTTCAAAGAGATGAATCATTTCTACCTACAGCAATAAATTCAGAAATCATGCCATAACATAAGAAGCAGCACTTAAGGTTAGAAGGTCATACTTGCATTTCAAGAACCCCCCCCCCCCTACAACAAAACTCCTAAAACATTTCCCGCATTTTATTTAATTCTGAAACTCCAAGTACATAGCAACATTCTGAAACAAAAATCTGACAGACACCTTTAGAGAACAATACCTGTGCACCTGCACTCCACAGTTGCTGCTTCTCACCCAAATACCAGGACAGACTATACTCAAGAATGGAATTCAGCGAATGTTGGCTTATACGACCAATAAGGAGCTTTATAACAGCACCAGTCATAGAACGAACTTTATTATCTTGATCGTTAGCCAAGCACACCACCAGGTGGACAAATATGGTCTGTGACTGCTCATCAACAATGGCTTTAGGAAATTTTATCATAATTGTGTGGAGCATTTCAAGCACAGATTCTCTCCCAGTTGGATGCTGATACCTGCAAGAAAAGTAAATTGGCTGTAagacatcaataacttaaaaaaaaaaaaaaaaaactctttaatATTTCAATACATGCCTTAGATTTGCAAGCAGGAAATCTAAATGTTGCTGCAAGCGTTTCTCTGAAAGATGATAATCAAGTAAGAACTGCAACAAGATCTGACTGCATTTCTTGCGAATTGGTTCCACTTGACTAGTTACCATCAATTCTGCAACCTGAACTACAATATCGTAGATCTCATGAACCACTAGCTTGCGGTTAACAATTGCCTTTAGAAGTGAGAGGGCAACAAAGGAGGGATTCCTTTCAAGATCCACAAACACTGGAAACTGGACTAACATATGTAACTGATCCGAGGATAATGTGATTTTTGTGCTTCGCAAAAGTACAGTCAACAATTTTAGACACGATTCCATAAGAGGATTGCCAGCATTCACTGAACCTTGTGCGATACCCAACAGTATCACCTTCAATTTATCAGCCTGGGATTCAAGGGATGGAAGAGGCAGCCTCACCAATGGAGTAAGACATCTAAGGCATGCAGATAAAATATCTTCATATTTGGAACTCAAGCAGTTGCCAAGCAATTGGACAAATGGATCCAACATTGATAATAGTTGCTCATCATTTCTGTCCAATTTCAtgctttttattctattttgtaaaacCCCTAGTGCAAACGTGGTAATAAGGTGAGAACATGcagattttgttttaaaagcatGGTCTGTAGAAACAATTTTCTCACTGACAATATTTCCATGTTTATTTGCTTCTGTGCCAATTGAACTCACACCGGACCCATTTTCGTCATTAGTTGCATCTGTTATGAGGCCATATACAAAAATGAAGAGATCAGTCTGATTTACTGATTGATTACACTCAATTCCATCCGCAATGTGCTTTAACATATTCTCCAATTTTGATTTCACTTTTGGAGTCAGATGCTTTTGCAAGTGACTTGTAACGGGAGAAAGAAGCTTTAATGCATGGATTTTGAAAGTTATGCTTTGGGCAATCAGTTTCAAGGCTTCAAAAGACTTGCACTTTCTCGTTTCTTTCATTTTAGAAGCAATCTTGTCCACCTCTTTCTCCTCAGCAACATCTCCAAGAATATCATTTTCAACCACACCAAGGAGATCTTCTAAACAATAATCCAAACTCCCATCAGAAGAACTTGAAAGAGTCTTTGACAAAAGAAAATTAAGTGTATATCCTAGAACATGCAGCTCAAATCCACGTTTCAAGGTCGCTCTCAAAACTCGAATTATAAACTGCAGATATTCAAGTCCAAGCACCTTCAAACATTCAGCCAATGCAGATCTAGCTTCATCACGAATACTTTCTAGACGGTTCTTTAGAAAGTTCGAAATCCGATGAATGATGCTAGAAAGCTGAGACTCCATTACATCTCCTGGAAGCAATTTCAGAAGTTTCAGTGCTGCAAGACTGATACTAACATTGACATTATCAGAATCAGAACTCAATAATTTCTGTATCTTTGGCAAAACAGTTTTCTGAAGAGAAGTCTGTATCTCAGAAACCATAATAGAACTGCCACCTTTCTGCATTGCTGAAGAAACAATACTATTGGTTTCAGAACCTAAAATGTTGTCAACGGAATTTATTGCTTCTTGACTGGAACAAAATTTTGAATAATCAAATCTGTCCAAGATAAAGCAAATTAACCGTAAGAGAACTTTCCGCTTGTCTGGATTCTTCTTCATCTCACTAAAGCAGCGAAGCAGTAATGCATAGTATGATTTCCATTCCATCTTAGCAGAAACTGAAGCAAGTGCTTGCATGCAAGCAGTTCTAATATGTTCATCTTTTCCATGTTGTAAATCAAACAACATGTTGAAAAAGAGCGGAAGGAACACTTTATTAATGATATCCTGCAAGGTGAAAAGCAGCATAGAAAGCTTTAGCACCGATTGAAAAAACTTCCCATTGCTAGAAAACAAGAGTCAAGACAGTTACCATAGACATATAGGTTTTATTGATAACATCTGCAAAGCGAGACAAAGCCTTTGCTCTCTTATGTTTCTGCACCCAAGAAAAaggaaattaagaaaatattgaAACATTCTTGTGGCTCCATTTATGTTTATAGCTTAAGCAAATTAGTTCTATTAACATTACTAAAAGCAAAAATAGAGAGGCACGAGAGGTTGTAAGATCCAAttggagaataaagaacaaacatAAATGAACAAAGGAGCATATAAAATAAGAACATAACCTGTAAATgaatgatattattgaaaaaatctTGATCAGCATCTTCAGAGCATAAAGCTCTGAAAAAATTAAGATTCTCTAACTGCGGAAGCTTTATAACCATTTCTCGCAGTAAATCAATCCATTCCTGAAACCATTCCCATCCATTAGAAAATGTACTGAATATTATGAATAGAAGCAACTGTATTTCTCACATTTTTTTATAGAACTTATTGAAACTATATTGcaaatatttttgcatatttctcACTAAGCTGAGCTTGGAAACCTAAAATGAACCCCTAACAAACTGGCAATGATAACAGCAAAATATACTAGTAAAGTAAAAATAGTATATGGATCCATGAGAATCCACAGAGGAAGGCAAGCCCACCACACCGGGCTCCAGTGAGAAAAAAGAAGCCTCAGTGCAGTGGGGTTGCTCCCCATTGGGGATAAGTATATGCATGTGTATCACATTGGGTGTTACAATAACCAAATTGCTTCACCCAAGTAGAGTTAAGAGCATCTATGGTGGCTCTTATGCACATTAGTACATCTGTGTATAGATTGGAGCATGCGAGTTAGATGGGGTGGTTAGTAAAATATCATCTATTTCTACCAGAGGACTAAAAGTACGCTAGATACCTTTCTCACAGAAGTTCCCCGACTAATTGCATCCCCCATATGCTTTAAAAGAAACTTGTTAATGATGCACTGAACACATGCTCGTGTCCAACAGCCTTCATCAACTTTCATAATCTCTTCAGCAGTCTCATGATGATCTGTAACTTCTTGGCCAAGAATTTTGGCAGAAAAATCTAGAAATGTAAGCAATAACCTATAAGCATAGTGCCTTAAGATTAATTCGTCTGATGACATATCATATACAGTTTGTGACAAAATAAGTAATGCATGCTCCACTGGCACAGAATGGAAGAATCCAATTCCAATTCCTTCATATGCCTGTCCTATAGTGTCATAATCAAGCTCATCCAACTCAAAAGCTGAGGTTGCATTTAATTGTCTGACATGTCTAGCCTGCATTTCCATCACCAGAATTAAAACTTAACGATATTTATAGAACAAAGGAACTccaaaattataacaaaaaagaGGCAAACATTACCACCACAAGTACAGACGAATTAGTTCTAGCAAGTGCTTCAAGAAGATTGCAAATTAACACTCGAATATCCAATTTAGCATAAACAAGAAGTGGAGCAACTGCATTAAGTATTTCAGGGGTTCTCTCATTCCCTAGCACAGGAATGATATCTTGAATGACTTGTATGGCTTCGAGACAGATGTCTGGAACAACAAAAAATGTGTTGATACAACAAAGGAAGAGAGTAAATTGTATAGATACTAATTCTAAAACATTCTTACCAGAACCTTGAACTCTTTTTGATAAGAAAGGAAGCAAGATATCAACAAATTTCTTTGCCAGCAATGGATTTCTGATGTACTTCAACAGCAATTTGAAAATTCTGATTTCTGTTTCCCCAGGACATCTGACCAATTTTCTGTAACAGCGAAAAGAATGGATCAAAGAATAATCCAGAGTTGACATTTTCCATCCCCTAAGAACTTCGAAATTGAAAGCAAACAACTCAAGTATATATGAATCATTAATGCAGAAACCATAAAAGGGGAACTCAGAATGAAAAAAGGCACAAAAGATTCATATAttgagaaaagaaaacaaaattttcatagcACCTGATACAgatcaaaataaaagaacaaattaTTAGTTACAACAAAAAGAGGTTTTTGTTACCAATGCGGTCTTAAGGTCTCGAGGAAAGAAGACAAACGATagttttcttagtttagttaactGACATTTTCTGTTATGCTCAATATCTACACAACCTATATGTGCCCTCCTATGGACTTCAACTTCAATTTTGGGGgtaaaaaagttcaaaattttagacTTGAATGTTAAAACTAGGAACTAGTTTTTTGTTTTCACACCAAGAATAGGTAAGGCCACCCATGTTTCTCATTGGTCCTGTGACAGGCCTTAAGTGGAACTGATTTAAAGATTACCATACTTGGAAATCCCCTTACCTctccccctcccccccccccatAACAAATATCTCTAATTGCcaattatctttattttcttttaaatgcaATTCCCTCAAACCACGACTATTTATCACTAAAATTAATCTGCTGCCCCAAGTGAACAGCACTACACTGAAGGCACCAAAGAACTGAATTACATGTTCAAATCACTGACACTTCTTTGAACATTCCATTGATGATTATGAGGAAACTTCTTATTTATACAATATCAGCACATTGATTAACCAGTATGAAAATGGATAAACAATAAGGTTTAGCAGAAGGGAAAGCAAAGaaaaacaactaaaaaccaaaaggACACTAACAAAGTAACTAACTATTAATTTCACATCTATTTAAACCAGTTGGTTCAAGAAAGatctatatttcatatatatagaATATTACACATGATACGGCCATTAGTCCATCCCTTATATTATTCTATAGTCGACAGATATCAGCACACTTTTGCACATGTATTACAGGTAAATGAATCGCTCGTACCTCTTGGATGCTTTATCACTCTGAAACAGATGATGCAAGCTGCAGACAAGTGCTTCTAGGTTTGGACATATCAAACTCTTTATAGGACTGTTTTCGTAATCCAACTCACAATCAAGATCAAGCAGGTTTGAAATAAACTTCAGAACACAAGAAACAATAGCTTCTGAAGCAGTTGGAACAGTTAGAATTGAAAATATATCTGGAACAAGATTCCTTTCCCTACAAAGTAGGGACACAAGTTGCAGGCTCCGACTCATAGCCAAAAAGCAAGAGAACAAGGAGCTTGGTTTTTCACTACTAGAACCCTCCTGCTTGAAGGCATAAATTAAGGGTTTCAAAGATGTAAAAAACAGGTCCCAGAATTCAGTACCAAAATCATGGTCCTCATATTTATTGAGAACAAGAGAAACAATTTTCAAACATAGAGACCTCAAATCTTTGAACTGCTTGATGCCCGTCCCAATCTGAGAAAGAAATAATTACCGTCATCAAAGCTTAATTTTCTCAATAAAGAATCTgattattttgaaaagtttgttAGAAATCAAAGgagggaaaaagaaaacaatgCAAGATGCTGTTACATTATTAATGGAATTCTAAAGTTCATCTACAAATAGTTTAActtatttgaaattaaaagagagaataaaatattcaaaaagagGAACAGCAATTGatcaaatttaagaaaagaaatcTTTTTTCCTCAACATAACCGGAAATATTACCTTCACATGGTTTGCCTCTGCACTGTCTTTGTCATCAGAGATCATCTCAGCATCAGGATGATCACTTACAGGAGAGGATTCAGCAACCTTGGCAGTGTCTATGTTAGAACTGCAGCTTGCTAATACCCGAACAACACATCCCATTAATAGATCAAGAAAAGGTCTGACACGAAATTCATCAAAAACACCCATAACATCCTCAATTACATGTAGAAAACCATATCTTTTCTTCCAGGAAAGGGCTGTTATATTTTCCACGGTGAAGTATTTCAGAAAATTTAGGGAGTGAAACTCATCGATAGGGTTTGAAAACAAATTAGAAGCATAACCATCTTCATTTGGTATAATTTGCAAGGGTTTCAATAACaaggcaaagaaaagatggaGCTCATTAGAATCCAGTTGAGCTATGAAACCAAGAACTGCCTTTCGAAGATGTACACTTGCATTCTGTCAAAATTAGGTCATACAATTAACATTGGTGATAAGAATGACACatcatagtaaaaaaaattagatagaATTTAAAACCCATTGACTGAAAGGTTAGGGGACAAAAGATTTAGATGATGGGCATACCTTTCGTGGAGCAAGCGTTTTCAAGTTTCTGATTTTTGGGATCAGGAGGCGAACAACTAAAGGCACCAGATGAACCCTATGACCTTCCTCAATTAGACCGGCTTCTTTAGATAAACTCCATGTTGTCAGTTCTTCTCTCagatattttgaattgattagATTTTTAAGATGCTGGTCATATGGGAGTAAGAAGTCGTCTTTCCACGATAAAAGGCAATCAAGAACCCTTGCCTGTATGTCAGCATCATTGTCATCTAGCAGCCtgataaataaaaagaaacaaaatccatTAAACGCCTAAGAAACACCCGAACTTGAGTCAGCGGTTTGCATGTTATTTCAATGAAAGCATCAATTTTACATTGTTTATTGtaaattatcatataaaaaatagTTCACTATTGCTATGTCCTAACATACCATATACTAATTTTTGAAATTCAGTTTGTGTCCATGCCATATCCATATTTTGTGTCTGTGCTTACTACATCTCTTCgctttacttttattatttcgtTCTCTCTCTGtcctttttctttcctctctcTGAAACTTTTATCTCTTTCTCAATTTCAAAGTTCACACTATTCTTTCAAGTTGTTCCTCTCAATCTGTCTTTCTTAATAACTGTTAACagtaatttaatgtttaattcatGATTAGGTTTGCTTTGGATCTAAGTTGGTTTCATCCAAACGCAGGTCCTCAAGCAAGAGGACAACTTCCTTTAGGCCAAAATCTCCTAGAAATGATCTCTAATCTTTGTTGGTATCTTTTTTCTGATCTGTGAATCGACTCATCTGAACTCGCATATTCGTGTTGTGTTGTGTTGTGTAATGTTGACATAGGTATGTTACCTTCAACTATCAAGTCCATTCACCAGAGGTGACAACTAACATAACAAAAAGGAAGCAAGAGATGAGACAATATAAAGCACTGACCTACTTTGCAGAACATCTTTTAGAAATTGACTTCGATAGATTGCTCTGGTGTTCCTCATCAGTTTTAACAAGCCTAGCCATTCTTTAAGGATACCCTTCCACTCTTTCCCTTCATAAATGTCTGAATTGAATGAACCTGGGCTGCAATCCGAATGAGAAAATATATCAAATCCTATAAGCTTATTTGTGTTGATGCTTTACATGATAAGAAAGACAAATCAGTGAAGAAGATGACTACCTCACAAGATTATCACTATCATATCCCAAAAACCTTAAAAATAGGGGTATAATTTGACGGGACCGAGATTCAGCAACAGAAGGAATCTTTTGCAAAGATTGGAGCAACAAGGACAAAACTGCTGTGCCTGGTGTGTTATCAGATGCAGGATTCACAAACAAATCGAATCTCCTTACAAGATCTGACCATAAAAACCAGGGAGAAATTAAAAATCCTAATGGTATATAATGAAAATCAAAATTGATCAAATGGCATATCCTAGACCATGTTTTCAATCATGAAATTTACAACTGACAAGATATAAAATCAAATGACAAATAGAAATCAATAATATAGcagaaacatatcttcacatacCACTAGATGAGTCAGATAAATTTCCATTATCTCTGTCATGTTGAACATCAGGTGCTTGTATCAGGGACTGAAAACGgtcaaaataagaaataaatttatCCCAGACTAGTCCAGTGTGATTGCTAATCAGAACTGCAAGGCACTCGGAAGCCGCATCCCATAGATAGCTAAAACGATTATGGAAGATGCCAATTATCCCGTTCAAAACGAGAGGTACATATGTTTTAGGTATCCTTCCAGCAGAGAGGCCCGTCTGTATTTTAGATATCAGTAAGGTAACCTTCCTGCTGGTAGAAATTGAAAGAGGAGTAGCCTCAATAGACATTAAGAGCTGAAGAACCTGTTTCAAAAGGAAATGTATTTGTATCAGTTATCCAATAAGTGCAGGTGACAAAGAATAAAAGCAGCAG
Coding sequences within it:
- the LOC107914742 gene encoding small subunit processome component 20 homolog isoform X2, whose amino-acid sequence is MWAPIFELRNTSLLTFLRELLLRDPCVIYFFKDYALSAMNDLVESSQEEVLYLLLSFFERLQLHPQSTKFLDEMSKGRLSKICDYMQGVISNWIKLINDIAIGNPLTAQIDEVKLAILWGIISCYPYMFDVQASESALIELIDALQRLLMIEDESIAGVSKHTWESLVGAALGSRNKWHNVKKVGFGEISKVLDLAKACKSSSQVLFAVADYLDNVNGPAVQADSSKETYHPLLKGENMVDAVGIFAYSLCHPDKGIRLPSLRILCHYEPLNCETSAKDQHAENKMKTEVSQAGIIDTDESNVLQLLMSIEATPLSISTSRKVTLLISKIQTGLSAGRIPKTYVPLVLNGIIGIFHNRFSYLWDAASECLAVLISNHTGLVWDKFISYFDRFQSLIQAPDVQHDRDNGNLSDSSSDLVRRFDLFVNPASDNTPGTAVLSLLLQSLQKIPSVAESRSRQIIPLFLRFLGYDSDNLVSPGSFNSDIYEGKEWKGILKEWLGLLKLMRNTRAIYRSQFLKDVLQSRLLDDNDADIQARVLDCLLSWKDDFLLPYDQHLKNLINSKYLREELTTWSLSKEAGLIEEGHRVHLVPLVVRLLIPKIRNLKTLAPRKNASVHLRKAVLGFIAQLDSNELHLFFALLLKPLQIIPNEDGYASNLFSNPIDEFHSLNFLKYFTVENITALSWKKRYGFLHVIEDVMGVFDEFRVRPFLDLLMGCVVRVLASCSSNIDTAKVAESSPVSDHPDAEMISDDKDSAEANHVKIGTGIKQFKDLRSLCLKIVSLVLNKYEDHDFGTEFWDLFFTSLKPLIYAFKQEGSSSEKPSSLFSCFLAMSRSLQLVSLLCRERNLVPDIFSILTVPTASEAIVSCVLKFISNLLDLDCELDYENSPIKSLICPNLEALVCSLHHLFQSDKASKRKLVRCPGETEIRIFKLLLKYIRNPLLAKKFVDILLPFLSKRVQGSDICLEAIQVIQDIIPVLGNERTPEILNAVAPLLVYAKLDIRVLICNLLEALARTNSSVLVVARHVRQLNATSAFELDELDYDTIGQAYEGIGIGFFHSVPVEHALLILSQTVYDMSSDELILRHYAYRLLLTFLDFSAKILGQEVTDHHETAEEIMKVDEGCWTRACVQCIINKFLLKHMGDAISRGTSVRKEWIDLLREMVIKLPQLENLNFFRALCSEDADQDFFNNIIHLQKHKRAKALSRFADVINKTYMSMDIINKVFLPLFFNMLFDLQHGKDEHIRTACMQALASVSAKMEWKSYYALLLRCFSEMKKNPDKRKVLLRLICFILDRFDYSKFCSSQEAINSVDNILGSETNSIVSSAMQKGGSSIMVSEIQTSLQKTVLPKIQKLLSSDSDNVNVSISLAALKLLKLLPGDVMESQLSSIIHRISNFLKNRLESIRDEARSALAECLKVLGLEYLQFIIRVLRATLKRGFELHVLGYTLNFLLSKTLSSSSDGSLDYCLEDLLGVVENDILGDVAEEKEVDKIASKMKETRKCKSFEALKLIAQSITFKIHALKLLSPVTSHLQKHLTPKVKSKLENMLKHIADGIECNQSVNQTDLFIFVYGLITDATNDENGSGVSSIGTEANKHGNIVSEKIVSTDHAFKTKSACSHLITTFALGVLQNRIKSMKLDRNDEQLLSMLDPFVQLLGNCLSSKYEDILSACLRCLTPLVRLPLPSLESQADKLKVILLGIAQGSVNAGNPLMESCLKLLTVLLRSTKITLSSDQLHMLVQFPVFVDLERNPSFVALSLLKAIVNRKLVVHEIYDIVVQVAELMVTSQVEPIRKKCSQILLQFLLDYHLSEKRLQQHLDFLLANLRYQHPTGRESVLEMLHTIMIKFPKAIVDEQSQTIFVHLVVCLANDQDNKVRSMTGAVIKLLIGRISQHSLNSILEYSLSWYLGEKQQLWSAGAQVLGLVVEVMKKNFQRHISSILPVTKRILHSAIDAFTNMQMDLPDEAAIPFWKESYYSLIMLEKMLHHFRDLIFERELEVIWEMICELLLHPHAWLRNVSNRLLSLYFTCANESKRGSVVKSNGSLFLMKPSRLFMIAASLCCQLKGPIDDDEAAVKDVKLGAKKENEKNHNHRSGLITKNLVFSICCLNSLMKEWAGVNRREFWSTFEQHEQERFLKAFRLLNSREATGMLLSVTGATDDQNDADHSEDLQYLLVSNLLKELGKLALQMEAIQMRIVFYSFQKILPEIDKDDSQHYASLMMFPLYKVCEGFAGKIMTDDLKQLAQEVLGSIRNSIGSQEFAQVYSEIKKKLKSKRDKRKRDEKRMAVINPVRNAKRKLRIAAKNRANKKRRIMAMKMERWMR